The Corynebacterium felinum DNA segment ATCAACACACGCAGCGACCAAATAATGCCGCGACGCACGCCACGGTTTGGAATCCAGCGGTTGAAGTACGCCAGGTTCGTCTCAGCCATGTAGTAGTAAGCCAACACGGTGGTGAAGGCAAAGAGCATGATCGCCAGAGCTACGAAGCTTGGGCCAATGCCCGAAGCGAAGCTGTTCAAGCCCTCCTGGACAAAACCGGGGCCGACCGGAACGCCGTCGCGAAGCGCACCAGCATAGGCCAACTCACCATCTTCACTCTCGCCACGGAACACCTTGTACATGTCGGTCGAAATGATGATGAACGCGGTAGCCGAGCACACAAACAACGTATCAATGTACACAGCAAAGGCCTGCACAAAACCCTGCTTCGCTGGGTGGGAGACCTCAGCAGCAGCAGCGGACTGTGGGCCGGTACCCTGACCAGCTTCGTTGGAGTAAATGCCACGCTTGACACCCCACATGATCGCCACACCCAGCATGCCGCCGAAAGTGGACTCAAGATCGAAAGCGGAACGGAAAATCAGTGAGAATACATCATCGATACGGTCGTAGTTCACCGCCATAATGATCAGCGCAGCAATGATGTACAGCACCGCCATGAACGGAACCACGGTGGCGGCGAAGTTAGCAATGCGCTTAATGCCACCAATAATGATCGCGGCCAGAGACAGACCCAAAATCGCCGCGGAAATCTTGAAATCAATACCCCACGCATTATTAACAGCGGCAGCCACACCATTAGCCTGAATGCCGGGCAGGAAGTAGGAAGTTGCGAGGATCATCGACACGGCAAACACAATGGCGTACAGCAGCATGAACGGCGCAGCAGCAGTGTGCTTATACGCCTTCTCAATGTAGTAGGCAGGACCACCACGATACTCACCGGTATCGCGGTCCTTCTCTTTATAAATCTGGGCAAGAGTACATTCAATAAAGCTCGTGGCCGAACCCAGCAGAGCCACCACCCACATCCAGAACACTGCACCCGGCCCGCCGAACGCGATTGCGGTAGCAACACCAGCAATATTTCCGACACCTACGCGGCCTGCGAGGGAGATCATCAGGGACTGGAAGGAGGAAACACCCGAATCGGATTTTTCACCCGTGCGGATCTGTCGCACCATATCGGGAATGCAACGAATCTGAAGAAAACCCGTAGCGATGGTGAAGAATACGCCCGCACCAAGACACAGGAACACCAAAGCCGGTGACCAGATCACCGAATTCAGTGAGTCAATAATGTTTGCCATCGTGGACAACCTTCCTACTTGAAGCAAGTGGTCCCATGACCACCCTGCCTTGTGACTGCCGTCACCATTACTCACAGAATGTTAGTCATTCTTGAGAAAAAATTGTTAGTCATTGGTGGGAAAAAATAAAGAGCAACCACACATTTTTCCCACCACAGCCATCGAAGATTATTCAACCGGATGCATATTTCCCAGTAGAGGGGCGCTTTTCACCCACAACCCCCACACCACAGCATCCTTCCACCCCTACCCCCTTTACACACCCCCTCCCACCTGCCACATTCCACAACACCACCCCCACAACACCACCCACATTCCCCACAAACCGCCACGACTACACCCCCGCACATGAAAAAGCCGCACCATAAGCACAGCCTCATCACACGTAATCAGGCAGCTTATAGTTCGGCTTTTGCGCACAAGCGCAAAGAATTTACAAAGTCACCTGGCGGGACTTAATGTTCTCCAACTGGCGACGCTCATCCGCAGTCAACGGGGCATCGTTATCCAACTCAGCAACAATCTTGGCATCCAGTGCCTTCAGATCAGCAGGGTAGGTTTCAGGAGCACGCTGCGGATCAAGATCCCACACAGGCACAACAATACCGTGAGTACGGAATACACCAGCAAACTTCGACTCCTCACCCAACTTCAGCTCACCGCGAGCAGCGATACGAGCCAAAGCATGAAGCACCTTATCCTCATGTTCTGGGCGCACCCAACGAATATGAGCCTTCTCACCTGGATTAATCCACCACGCAGTACCAGAAATCTCCGCCTCAACCTTAGCCGAAGGCAACACAGTCTCATTCGCAGCTTCAATAGCGCGCTTATACTCCGCATTGTCCTGCATACCGGCAGGAATCCACCAGTTGAAGTTATCGAATTCCTCGAACACAACATCCTGCTTCGGATCAAGCACATCCACCAGCTTCGGCTCAGTGCCATCCGCGTGCGAACTCTCCAAAGTTTCACCAACCTGTGCGCTCTTCACCCAGTTCAAGGCGAAAGCAAGATCACGGTTAGGGTTACGGGAAGGCTTGTACTGCTGCAAAGCCACCAACGCAACCTCACCCTCAGCATCCTCGCGGACCACAGCTGCGGCACCACCAGGCAGCACAGTGCACAGATACACTGGGCGATCAATGCCAGCAACCTGCACCTTTGCCTTAGCCGACGGGACGAAAGCCTGGACAGCAATCAGGTCAGTTTCAAAGGACAACTCGCCAAAGGGGCGAGGATCGCGCTCAAAAGCGGCGCGCTCAGCGGCACGGGCAGCAAGCTTCGCCTGGCGGCGGCTCATCCCCTCAGGGAGTTGTTCAGCGTTCTTCTTCTTTTTAGCCATGGGATCAAACTTACCTTACAGGCGATACAAACACCCCTCCCCCAACCGCACACGCAACTACGCTACGCTTCAAAACCCGCCTTGATCGCCAACGCCCTGTCGGGGAAATCAGTAGAAATCACCCGCACACCCTGCTCAAGGGCGAAATAAATATCTTCTTCCTCGTTCACCGTCCACATATAAGTCGGCGCTGTGGGGGCGTCGATACGCTCAGGGTGCAGCTTCGCGTGCGCAATCGAAATCCCGTACCCACTAGGGCGCGACCAGCCCATTCGGGCGCTATCAAAAAACTGCTCGTAGTTGCGGCGCAAATAAAAAGTCTCCAACGCCGGCGCCAACTTCCCGATACGCCTGATCGCCGCATGCGAAAACGAAATCACGTGCACCCGCTCACTGTCTAACAAACCGTGGTAACGCAAACGCAAACACACCTGCTCCTCCAACATCCGGCCATGCCGGTGCGGGTGCTTCGCCTCAATATATAAATGCTTATCATCATGGGCGAACACAAGCTCAATCAGCTCATCCAACGTCAACATGCTTTGCGACGCCCACCTCGTGCCGTGCGCACAGTTCAACGACTTCAACCGCGCAGCATTCGTCATCGACACCCACCGTTTTTCCCCCGTTGTGCGCAACGTATTCGCATCATGAGTGCACATCACCTGACCATCAGCCGATAGCCGCACATCAGTTTCCACCCCATGCAACCCCGGCAACTCCAGCGCCTTTTCATACGCCAACCTCGTCATTTCAGGATAAACCCCATTAAAACCACGATGCGCAATGATCAGGGATTCCACGTTTTCTCCTCACTTTCCCCCACACCCCACACAGAGTATGCAAGAAAATAGAAACAACAATTATTTTCAACTTCGCCACCCTCATGCTAGCGCGACCCCCAAAATCCACCACTATCACGGACAACAACACCGCCCCCACGCACTCACCACATGTCTTTCGCGCGACGCTCATGCTCCTGCTTGCTCGGGTAGACCAACCACTGCAACGCATACACCACCACCATCGGCAGCCCGAAAAAATGCGCCCCACAATAAAGCAACCGCACAGTTAAAGGATTCATCCCGTAATACTCGGCAACGCCTGCACACACACCACCGATAATTTTGCCGTCCTCGACTTTATAAAACTCGCCCCTCCGTGCCACTTCACCACTACCCTTCATCGTCGTTTCAGTGAAAAGTCGCAGTAAAAATAAACCAAGCGACTACTATCAC contains these protein-coding regions:
- a CDS encoding PspC domain-containing protein — translated: MARRGEFYKVEDGKIIGGVCAGVAEYYGMNPLTVRLLYCGAHFFGLPMVVVYALQWLVYPSKQEHERRAKDMW
- a CDS encoding alanine/glycine:cation symporter family protein, yielding MANIIDSLNSVIWSPALVFLCLGAGVFFTIATGFLQIRCIPDMVRQIRTGEKSDSGVSSFQSLMISLAGRVGVGNIAGVATAIAFGGPGAVFWMWVVALLGSATSFIECTLAQIYKEKDRDTGEYRGGPAYYIEKAYKHTAAAPFMLLYAIVFAVSMILATSYFLPGIQANGVAAAVNNAWGIDFKISAAILGLSLAAIIIGGIKRIANFAATVVPFMAVLYIIAALIIMAVNYDRIDDVFSLIFRSAFDLESTFGGMLGVAIMWGVKRGIYSNEAGQGTGPQSAAAAEVSHPAKQGFVQAFAVYIDTLFVCSATAFIIISTDMYKVFRGESEDGELAYAGALRDGVPVGPGFVQEGLNSFASGIGPSFVALAIMLFAFTTVLAYYYMAETNLAYFNRWIPNRGVRRGIIWSLRVLIVISVVVGATTTPGTAWALGDIGVGATAWLNIVAILFLQIPAHKALWDYHKQKKAGKDPEFDPEALGIKNAEFWVERKNAQS
- a CDS encoding DUF5926 family protein, which produces MAKKKKNAEQLPEGMSRRQAKLAARAAERAAFERDPRPFGELSFETDLIAVQAFVPSAKAKVQVAGIDRPVYLCTVLPGGAAAVVREDAEGEVALVALQQYKPSRNPNRDLAFALNWVKSAQVGETLESSHADGTEPKLVDVLDPKQDVVFEEFDNFNWWIPAGMQDNAEYKRAIEAANETVLPSAKVEAEISGTAWWINPGEKAHIRWVRPEHEDKVLHALARIAARGELKLGEESKFAGVFRTHGIVVPVWDLDPQRAPETYPADLKALDAKIVAELDNDAPLTADERRQLENIKSRQVTL
- a CDS encoding glycerophosphodiester phosphodiesterase family protein — protein: MESLIIAHRGFNGVYPEMTRLAYEKALELPGLHGVETDVRLSADGQVMCTHDANTLRTTGEKRWVSMTNAARLKSLNCAHGTRWASQSMLTLDELIELVFAHDDKHLYIEAKHPHRHGRMLEEQVCLRLRYHGLLDSERVHVISFSHAAIRRIGKLAPALETFYLRRNYEQFFDSARMGWSRPSGYGISIAHAKLHPERIDAPTAPTYMWTVNEEEDIYFALEQGVRVISTDFPDRALAIKAGFEA